One Streptomyces sp. NBC_01237 genomic region harbors:
- a CDS encoding molybdopterin oxidoreductase family protein: protein MTADPRAADRRTYLPLDPSLAPPGTRGFRDAGGIPADQWHADQNGETLVPTHCCFCGVQCGMYLRVDRGGKVFGVEPRNHDINRMRLCPKGINAYQQVNHPDRLTAPLMRRSRDEDFREVSWDEALDFTVSEITRIQQAHGNDAFGLLGGASLFSEKTYLVGKFARVALKSRHVDYNGRLCMVSAAGANKLAFGIDRAGNPFSDILLTDCLLIAGSNVGECFPVMTQYVWGARDRGASLIVIDPRETAIARTADIHVALKPGTDSAFFNAVLNVIIEEGLTDETYLAAHATGWAEVKATVAAYPPSRAAGICGVPAEQIVQVARAFARAPRAMAWHARGIEHHSQGVENCLSVINLCTATGHIGKPGAGYGTITGQGNGQGGREHGQKADLLPGGRSIMNEEHRRQICEIWGIEESELPPAGTSMMEMVWQMQRREIRGLIGICNNPFVSLPNYKVVKAGYDATEFHAQFDFFLSETAANAHVVFPVTTWAEDDGVMANAEARVVKHNKAQDPPPGVRTDTWVMCELAKRLGAGDKFAFADSREVFDELRIASAGTVNDYYGITYERLEETGGIVWPCPSTDHPGTPRLFEDGKTYHPDGKIHMQVVEWHPPMDPYDDEHPMALTTGRTVAHFLSGNQTRRLGALVEQTPRPWAEIHPSHGFRNGEPVRVVTRRGSEVFPALVTEAIRPDTVFIPYHWPVPTAANALTIDALDPRSKIPEYKVCACRIEHAEKIDEVPAPPVAPGHIAYPETQVSRTDPLPPTAPQGRGTSERS, encoded by the coding sequence GTGACCGCGGATCCGCGAGCTGCCGACCGCCGTACGTATCTCCCCCTCGACCCTTCGCTCGCACCGCCCGGCACCCGCGGCTTCCGGGACGCCGGCGGGATCCCGGCCGACCAGTGGCACGCCGACCAGAACGGCGAGACGCTCGTCCCCACCCACTGCTGCTTCTGCGGAGTCCAGTGCGGGATGTATCTGCGGGTCGACCGCGGCGGCAAGGTCTTCGGCGTCGAACCCCGCAACCACGACATCAACCGGATGCGGCTGTGCCCCAAGGGCATCAACGCCTACCAGCAGGTCAACCACCCCGACCGGCTCACCGCCCCGCTCATGCGCCGCTCCCGTGACGAGGACTTCCGCGAGGTCTCCTGGGACGAGGCCCTCGACTTCACCGTCTCCGAGATCACGCGCATCCAGCAGGCCCACGGGAACGACGCCTTCGGTCTCCTTGGCGGTGCCAGCCTCTTCTCCGAGAAGACGTACCTGGTGGGCAAGTTCGCCCGGGTCGCCCTCAAGTCCCGGCACGTCGACTACAACGGCCGGCTCTGCATGGTCAGCGCGGCGGGCGCCAACAAGCTGGCCTTCGGCATCGACCGGGCCGGCAACCCGTTCTCCGACATCCTGCTCACCGACTGCCTGCTCATCGCGGGCTCCAACGTCGGCGAGTGCTTCCCCGTGATGACCCAGTACGTGTGGGGAGCCCGGGACCGGGGCGCCAGCCTCATCGTCATCGACCCCCGCGAGACCGCGATCGCCCGCACCGCCGACATCCATGTCGCGCTCAAGCCGGGCACCGACTCGGCCTTCTTCAACGCCGTGCTCAACGTGATCATCGAGGAGGGCCTCACCGACGAGACCTATCTCGCCGCCCACGCCACCGGCTGGGCGGAGGTGAAGGCCACGGTCGCCGCCTACCCGCCGTCCCGGGCCGCCGGGATCTGCGGGGTGCCCGCCGAACAGATCGTCCAGGTTGCCCGTGCCTTCGCCCGCGCGCCCAGGGCCATGGCCTGGCACGCCCGGGGGATCGAGCACCACTCGCAGGGCGTCGAGAACTGCCTCAGCGTGATCAACCTCTGCACCGCCACCGGACACATCGGCAAGCCAGGCGCCGGCTACGGCACCATCACCGGCCAGGGCAACGGGCAGGGCGGCCGCGAGCACGGCCAGAAGGCCGACCTCCTCCCCGGCGGACGCTCGATCATGAACGAGGAGCACCGGCGGCAGATCTGCGAGATCTGGGGCATCGAGGAGTCCGAACTCCCGCCCGCCGGTACCTCGATGATGGAAATGGTCTGGCAGATGCAACGCCGCGAGATCCGCGGCCTGATCGGCATCTGCAACAACCCCTTCGTCTCCCTGCCCAACTACAAGGTCGTCAAGGCGGGGTACGACGCCACCGAATTCCATGCTCAATTCGACTTCTTCCTTTCCGAGACCGCGGCCAACGCGCATGTCGTCTTCCCTGTCACCACCTGGGCCGAGGACGACGGGGTGATGGCCAACGCCGAGGCCCGGGTGGTCAAGCACAACAAGGCCCAGGACCCGCCCCCCGGCGTACGGACCGACACCTGGGTGATGTGCGAACTCGCCAAGCGGCTCGGCGCGGGCGACAAGTTCGCGTTCGCCGACTCCCGCGAGGTCTTCGACGAACTGCGGATCGCCTCCGCCGGGACGGTCAACGACTACTACGGCATCACCTACGAGCGGCTGGAGGAGACCGGCGGGATCGTCTGGCCCTGCCCCTCCACCGACCACCCCGGCACCCCCCGGCTCTTCGAGGACGGGAAGACCTACCACCCCGACGGCAAGATCCATATGCAGGTCGTCGAATGGCACCCGCCGATGGACCCGTACGACGACGAGCACCCCATGGCCCTCACCACCGGACGCACCGTCGCCCACTTCCTCTCCGGCAACCAGACCCGCCGGCTGGGTGCCCTCGTCGAACAGACCCCGCGCCCCTGGGCCGAGATCCACCCCTCCCACGGCTTCCGCAACGGGGAACCCGTCCGCGTCGTCACCCGGCGCGGCAGCGAGGTCTTCCCCGCCCTGGTCACCGAGGCGATCCGCCCCGACACCGTCTTCATCCCGTACCACTGGCCGGTCCCCACCGCGGCCAACGCCCTCACCATCGACGCCCTCGACCCCCGTTCCAAGATCCCCGAATACAAGGTGTGCGCCTGCCGTATCGAGCACGCCGAGAAGATCGACGAGGTGCCCGCGCCTCCGGTCGCCCCCGGCCATATCGCCTACCCGGAGACCCAGGTCTCCCGTACCGACCCGTTGCCTCCCACGGCCCCGCAGGGCCGTGGCACCTCGGAGAGGAGCTGA
- a CDS encoding MFS transporter, with product MTEPPEASAAAERPTLGGPTTGGTDSGPGAPGASSAAPVVRSVTNRATLAGVAVSVLLILAIVFGSRMLLNFDSALLPYAVATVFLAFGVAYRYTVWISAPGARRLFTQGWRSLFSVENFRRAPTALPKMIATYLGFQKFLGARSHARWAAHQLIFWGCILASLITFPLTWGWFTFTSGSGSGPGYEMRIWGFKILGFDSLNILGWLMFHGLDIAAVLVIPGASYFLWRRMKDRGAITGQRFAYDLVPLIALIVISVTGLLLTFSSIFLHGGGYEFLAILHMVSVVFTLIYIPFGKFFHIVQRPAAVGMQLFKYTGRKDDKVFACRRCEEPIDTGPYVENLRGTMRDLRLGFDEWAEYCPRCKRVLRGSAYLSQVKKGFK from the coding sequence GTGACCGAGCCACCAGAAGCCTCCGCCGCAGCAGAGCGGCCCACCCTCGGCGGGCCCACCACGGGCGGTACCGACTCCGGGCCCGGCGCCCCCGGGGCATCGAGCGCCGCCCCCGTCGTCCGGTCCGTCACCAACCGGGCGACCCTGGCCGGAGTGGCCGTCTCCGTCCTGCTGATCCTCGCGATCGTGTTCGGCAGCCGGATGCTCCTCAACTTCGACTCGGCCCTCCTTCCGTACGCCGTGGCCACCGTCTTCCTCGCCTTCGGGGTCGCGTACCGCTACACGGTCTGGATCTCCGCGCCCGGTGCCCGCCGCCTGTTCACACAGGGCTGGCGCAGCCTCTTCTCGGTCGAGAACTTCCGCAGGGCCCCCACCGCCCTGCCGAAGATGATCGCCACCTATCTGGGCTTCCAGAAGTTCCTCGGCGCCAGGTCGCACGCCCGCTGGGCCGCCCACCAGCTGATCTTCTGGGGCTGCATCCTCGCTTCCCTGATCACCTTCCCGCTGACCTGGGGCTGGTTCACCTTCACCTCCGGAAGCGGATCGGGCCCCGGCTACGAGATGCGGATCTGGGGCTTCAAGATCCTGGGCTTCGACTCGCTGAACATCCTCGGCTGGCTGATGTTCCACGGCCTGGACATCGCCGCCGTGCTCGTCATTCCCGGCGCCTCGTACTTCCTCTGGCGCCGGATGAAGGACCGCGGGGCCATCACCGGCCAGCGCTTCGCCTATGACCTGGTGCCGCTGATCGCGCTGATCGTCATCTCCGTGACGGGTCTGCTGCTCACCTTCTCCTCGATCTTCCTGCACGGTGGCGGCTACGAGTTCCTGGCGATCCTCCACATGGTCTCGGTGGTCTTCACCCTCATCTACATCCCGTTCGGGAAGTTCTTCCATATCGTCCAGCGCCCGGCAGCGGTCGGCATGCAGCTGTTCAAGTACACCGGCCGCAAGGACGACAAGGTCTTCGCCTGCCGCCGCTGCGAGGAACCCATCGACACCGGGCCGTACGTCGAGAACCTTCGCGGCACCATGCGTGACCTCCGGCTCGGCTTCGACGAGTGGGCCGAGTACTGCCCGCGCTGCAAGCGGGTGCTGCGCGGCAGCGCCTACCTCTCCCAGGTGAAGAAGGGCTTCAAGTGA
- the pflA gene encoding pyruvate formate-lyase-activating protein, which translates to MAPLLDNPLTPATPAGAATHRPISGSVHSWDLSTGVDGPGTRFVTFLAGCPLACLYCHNPDTMRMRSGTRMSADDLVAEAAKYTTFIRAAGGGATISGGEPLLQPVFAGELFHRFKHELGLHTALDTSGFLGARATDALLRDVDLVLLDIKSWDRDTYRRVTGRQLEPTLDFARRLADLGKEAHIRFVLVPGLTDDPDNIDGVASFAASLGNVSRVDVLPFHKLGEAKWQALGMPFALHDTPSPTPEQAASARSLFEARGLRAV; encoded by the coding sequence ATGGCTCCGCTCCTCGACAACCCCCTCACCCCCGCCACCCCGGCGGGTGCGGCCACCCACCGGCCGATCTCCGGATCGGTCCACTCCTGGGACCTGTCGACGGGTGTCGACGGGCCCGGCACACGGTTCGTCACCTTCCTCGCGGGCTGCCCGCTGGCCTGCCTCTACTGCCACAACCCCGACACGATGCGGATGCGCAGCGGTACGCGTATGTCGGCGGACGACCTGGTCGCCGAAGCGGCCAAGTACACGACGTTCATCCGGGCGGCGGGTGGCGGGGCCACCATCAGCGGCGGCGAGCCGCTGCTCCAGCCGGTGTTCGCCGGTGAGCTCTTCCACCGGTTCAAGCACGAGCTCGGCCTGCACACGGCCCTGGACACCTCCGGCTTCCTCGGCGCCCGTGCCACCGACGCGCTGCTGCGCGATGTCGACCTGGTCCTGCTCGACATCAAGTCCTGGGACCGCGACACCTACCGGAGAGTCACCGGCCGGCAGCTGGAGCCGACCCTGGACTTCGCCCGACGCCTGGCCGACCTGGGCAAGGAGGCGCACATCCGCTTCGTGCTGGTGCCCGGACTGACCGACGACCCGGACAACATCGACGGCGTCGCCTCGTTCGCCGCCTCCCTCGGCAATGTCTCCCGCGTCGACGTCCTGCCCTTCCACAAGCTGGGCGAGGCCAAGTGGCAGGCGCTGGGTATGCCCTTCGCACTGCACGACACCCCCTCGCCCACCCCTGAACAGGCCGCCTCGGCCCGGTCGCTCTTCGAGGCCCGCGGGCTGCGGGCCGTCTGA
- the pflB gene encoding formate C-acetyltransferase, which translates to MTAAAAETTTDSGAWDGFRGGLWRDAIDVRDFVQQNYTPYDGDGSFLAGPTPRTTAVWEKLLAMFPDEMARGVHDVDVRTPSRIDAFRPGYIDAERDLIVGLQTDAPLKRAIMPNGGWRMVEGALDAYGYEADPEVREIYTHLRKTHNEGVFDAYTPEIRACRSSGIITGLPDAYGRGRIIGDYRRVALYGVDRLIAAKEADKAALGEEWATEHVIRDREETSEQIKALNELKAMAMSYGHDISGPARTGREAVQWLYFGYLAAVKEQNGAAMSIGRIDNFLDIYLQRDIGRGLLTEEQAQEFIDDFVIKLRIVRFLRTPEYNDLYSGDPTWVTWSMAGVGEDGRPLVSRTTFRALQTLYNLGPAPEPNLTVFWSQRLPAGFKEFASRVAIDTSAIQFESDELMRPKYGDDTAIACCVSAMAVGKQMQFFGARVNVAKALLYAINGGRDERSGKLVVDGFEPITDEYLDYETLAERYDAMLDWLARTYVHALNVIHYMHDKYAYERLEMALHDREILRTMACGIAGLSVAADSLSAVKYARVKVIRDETGLATDYEIQGGYPAYGNNDERVDAIARGLVHDFMEKIRKHPTYRDAVHTQSVLTITSNVVYGKKTGNTPDGRRSGEPFAPGANPMNGRDEHGYIASALSVAKLPYDDAEDGISLTNTITPDALGRTPEERIANLAGVLDGFMAADGFHMNVNVLNKATLEDAMEHPENYPQLTIRVSGYAVNFVRLTREQQLDVINRTFHGSL; encoded by the coding sequence ATGACGGCAGCTGCTGCGGAGACGACGACGGACAGCGGAGCCTGGGACGGCTTCAGGGGCGGGCTGTGGCGCGACGCGATCGACGTCCGCGACTTCGTCCAGCAGAACTACACCCCGTACGACGGCGACGGTTCCTTCCTCGCCGGTCCCACCCCCCGGACGACGGCCGTCTGGGAGAAGCTCCTCGCGATGTTCCCGGACGAGATGGCCAGGGGCGTCCATGACGTGGATGTGAGGACCCCGTCCCGGATCGACGCGTTCAGGCCCGGCTACATCGACGCCGAGCGCGACCTGATCGTCGGACTCCAGACCGATGCCCCGCTCAAGCGCGCCATCATGCCCAACGGCGGCTGGCGGATGGTCGAAGGCGCCCTCGACGCGTACGGCTACGAGGCCGACCCCGAGGTCAGGGAGATCTACACGCATCTCCGCAAGACCCACAACGAGGGCGTGTTCGACGCCTACACCCCCGAGATCCGCGCCTGCCGTTCCTCCGGCATCATCACCGGGCTGCCCGACGCCTACGGCCGGGGCCGCATCATCGGCGACTACCGCCGCGTCGCCCTCTACGGCGTCGACCGCCTGATCGCCGCCAAGGAGGCCGACAAGGCCGCGCTCGGCGAGGAATGGGCGACCGAACACGTCATCCGGGACCGCGAGGAGACCTCCGAGCAGATCAAGGCGCTGAACGAGCTGAAGGCCATGGCGATGTCGTACGGCCACGACATCTCCGGCCCCGCCCGCACCGGTCGTGAGGCCGTGCAGTGGCTGTACTTCGGCTACCTCGCCGCCGTGAAGGAGCAGAACGGCGCGGCCATGTCGATCGGCCGCATCGACAACTTCCTCGACATCTACCTCCAGCGCGACATCGGGCGCGGGCTGCTCACGGAGGAGCAGGCGCAGGAGTTCATCGACGACTTCGTCATCAAGCTCCGCATCGTCCGCTTCCTGCGCACCCCGGAGTACAACGACCTGTACTCCGGCGACCCGACCTGGGTCACCTGGTCGATGGCCGGTGTCGGCGAGGACGGTCGCCCGCTTGTCTCCCGCACCACGTTCCGCGCCCTGCAGACCCTCTACAACCTGGGCCCGGCCCCCGAGCCGAACCTCACGGTCTTCTGGTCGCAGCGGCTGCCCGCCGGGTTCAAGGAGTTCGCCTCGCGGGTCGCCATCGACACCTCGGCGATCCAGTTCGAGTCGGACGAGCTGATGCGCCCGAAGTACGGCGACGACACGGCCATCGCCTGCTGCGTCTCCGCCATGGCGGTCGGCAAGCAGATGCAGTTCTTCGGCGCCCGCGTGAACGTCGCCAAGGCGCTGCTGTACGCGATCAACGGAGGCCGGGACGAGCGCTCGGGGAAGCTCGTGGTGGACGGCTTCGAGCCGATCACCGACGAGTACCTCGACTACGAGACCCTCGCCGAGCGGTACGACGCGATGCTGGACTGGCTGGCCAGGACGTATGTGCACGCGCTGAACGTCATCCACTACATGCACGACAAGTACGCCTACGAGCGGCTGGAGATGGCCCTTCACGACCGCGAGATCCTGCGCACCATGGCCTGTGGAATCGCCGGTCTCTCGGTCGCCGCCGACTCGCTCTCCGCGGTCAAGTACGCCCGGGTGAAGGTGATCCGGGACGAGACGGGTCTGGCCACCGACTACGAGATCCAGGGCGGCTACCCCGCGTACGGCAACAACGACGAGCGCGTCGACGCCATCGCCCGCGGGCTCGTCCACGACTTCATGGAGAAGATCCGCAAGCACCCCACCTACCGGGACGCGGTGCACACCCAGTCGGTGCTGACGATCACCTCCAACGTCGTCTACGGCAAGAAGACCGGCAACACTCCGGACGGCCGCCGCTCCGGCGAACCGTTCGCCCCCGGCGCCAACCCGATGAACGGGCGCGACGAGCACGGCTACATCGCCTCCGCCCTGTCGGTCGCCAAGCTGCCGTACGACGACGCCGAGGACGGCATCTCGCTGACGAACACCATCACGCCGGACGCGCTCGGCCGGACCCCCGAGGAGCGGATCGCCAACCTCGCCGGTGTACTGGACGGCTTCATGGCCGCCGACGGCTTCCACATGAACGTCAACGTGCTCAACAAGGCGACCCTGGAGGACGCCATGGAGCACCCGGAGAACTACCCCCAGCTGACCATCAGGGTCTCCGGATACGCGGTCAACTTCGTGCGGCTGACCCGCGAGCAGCAGCTCGACGTCATCAACCGCACCTTCCACGGCTCGCTCTGA
- a CDS encoding P1 family peptidase translates to MTHEDPHPPEPPGTPEPLDALTDVAGIRVGHARVTGDGALSGTTVVLAPEGGAVAAVDVRGGGPGTRETDALDPRNLVQRVDAVVLTGGSAYGLDAASGVMAWLEEQGRGVKVGPRPDQVVPVVPAACLFDLGRGGDWRARPDASTGRAAVTAAAASPSGAPVAEGGVGAGTGAVAGQLKGGIGTASVRLASGVTVAALVALNAAGSVLDPRTGVLYAEYGAGEPPAHPSPETHAAAQLRLARAQEALEATGGGAPPFNTTIAVVATDAALVRAQAQKLAGTAHDGLARAVRPVHLLTDGDTVFALSTGRVPLPPENPVALNEILAAGADVLARAIAKAVRAAEGVEGPGGAFLSYTDLYGG, encoded by the coding sequence ATGACCCACGAGGACCCGCACCCTCCCGAGCCACCGGGGACGCCGGAGCCGCTGGACGCGCTGACCGATGTGGCCGGAATCCGCGTCGGCCACGCCCGGGTGACCGGTGACGGCGCGCTGAGCGGAACCACCGTCGTCCTGGCCCCCGAGGGCGGCGCCGTGGCGGCCGTCGACGTACGCGGCGGCGGGCCGGGCACGCGGGAGACGGACGCGCTGGACCCGCGCAACCTGGTGCAGCGCGTCGACGCGGTCGTCCTCACGGGCGGCAGCGCGTACGGCCTGGACGCAGCGTCGGGCGTGATGGCCTGGCTGGAGGAACAGGGCCGCGGCGTCAAGGTCGGCCCCCGCCCGGACCAGGTCGTGCCGGTGGTGCCGGCCGCCTGCCTCTTCGACCTGGGCCGGGGCGGCGACTGGCGGGCCCGCCCCGACGCGTCGACCGGCCGCGCCGCGGTGACGGCCGCGGCCGCCTCGCCGTCCGGCGCCCCGGTCGCCGAGGGCGGGGTCGGCGCGGGTACCGGCGCGGTGGCCGGGCAACTCAAGGGTGGCATCGGCACGGCGAGCGTGCGGCTCGCCTCCGGGGTCACCGTCGCCGCGCTCGTCGCGTTGAACGCCGCGGGCTCGGTGCTGGACCCGCGGACCGGGGTGCTCTACGCGGAGTACGGCGCGGGGGAGCCGCCCGCGCACCCGTCGCCCGAGACGCACGCCGCGGCGCAGCTACGGCTCGCGCGGGCGCAGGAGGCACTGGAGGCGACCGGGGGCGGCGCCCCGCCCTTCAACACCACGATCGCCGTCGTCGCCACCGACGCGGCCCTCGTACGGGCCCAGGCGCAGAAGCTGGCGGGCACCGCGCACGACGGGCTGGCCCGCGCCGTGCGCCCCGTACATCTGCTGACCGACGGGGACACGGTCTTCGCCCTGTCCACGGGGCGGGTACCGCTGCCGCCGGAGAACCCGGTCGCACTGAACGAGATCCTGGCGGCGGGCGCCGACGTACTGGCCCGCGCCATCGCGAAGGCGGTGCGCGCGGCCGAGGGCGTCGAAGGCCCCGGGGGCGCCTTCCTCTCGTACACGGATCTCTACGGCGGCTGA
- a CDS encoding DUF6227 family protein encodes MSDPYETTEQHLDRLLRRALNSFDLPDSTVDRLGTALAHSSSLHSSHHSAVLHRETYRHTYLLSDGSALSLWELIHSGGRDIAVPRRHELYDEEADAHIAATRLAGSFSDGPVFGDDGPQPDLEILTVLMAAPPAQVPRTYAPDNSADHARRVLRRAENSDRPGEETARLLRAAFAHHITQIFGRQCRVDGQDAGFTLYEHAFLLLDGSETSLWEVEHTATPDGRHMCEVYGAEHAARSAMEHRARIC; translated from the coding sequence TTGAGCGATCCGTACGAGACAACCGAGCAGCACCTCGACCGACTCCTGCGACGGGCCCTCAACTCTTTCGACCTGCCCGACAGCACGGTCGACCGGCTCGGTACGGCTCTGGCACACAGCAGTTCACTGCATTCCTCGCACCACAGCGCCGTACTGCACCGTGAGACCTACCGGCACACCTACCTCCTCTCCGACGGCTCCGCTCTGAGCCTGTGGGAGCTGATCCACAGCGGCGGCCGCGACATAGCGGTCCCGCGGCGCCATGAGCTGTACGACGAAGAGGCAGACGCCCACATCGCCGCCACCCGGCTGGCCGGGAGCTTCTCGGACGGCCCGGTCTTCGGCGACGACGGCCCGCAGCCGGACCTGGAGATCCTCACCGTCCTGATGGCCGCTCCCCCGGCCCAGGTGCCCCGGACGTACGCCCCGGACAACTCGGCGGACCACGCCCGCCGCGTGCTGCGGCGCGCGGAGAACAGCGACCGGCCGGGCGAGGAGACCGCCCGGCTGCTGCGGGCCGCCTTCGCCCACCACATCACCCAGATCTTCGGGCGCCAGTGTCGTGTCGACGGGCAGGACGCGGGATTCACGCTCTACGAGCACGCGTTCCTGCTCCTGGACGGCAGCGAGACGAGCCTGTGGGAGGTCGAGCACACGGCGACCCCGGACGGCCGCCACATGTGCGAGGTGTACGGCGCCGAGCACGCCGCCCGTTCGGCCATGGAGCACCGCGCCCGGATCTGCTGA
- a CDS encoding MFS transporter encodes MPSSESLSSTATVPTEPTGPTAPVAPADRRRWFALAIVMTAAFMDLVDVTIVNIAIPSIKQDTGASFTSIQWITAGYALAFAAGLITGGRLGDIYGRKRLFLIGIAGFTLASALCGFAVNPEMLVASRILQGGMAALMVPQVLSIVHATFPAHERGKVFGLFGAIVGLGAVSGPLLGALLTEWNLFGLEWRPIFLINLPVGIAGLILGRKFISESKAPRALRLDLVGVVLVTLGLLMLLYPLTRGRELGWPVWGHVSMACSLLVFLALIAYERQKARTDGSPLIELSLFRVKSFAAGVAVQLTFGIGLGIFFLVWTLYMQMGLGWSELRAGTTGIPFSIAVSVAAGISVQKLVPLFGRKVLQAGALLMIAGLLLYIWEADRYGMGITSWQMALPLVVMGVGMGLIVAPLTDAVLSEVPKEHAGSASGLINTVQQMGTALGLGLVSVVFFGAISDSLAPEAMGPAFVDAFQQSLWWVAGVLAVIFLVMFALPARPRVHVEGAGDDVADGSGDDGTGADGAGSGADHGTADGAGSGAGEATKEPALTG; translated from the coding sequence ATGCCTTCTTCCGAATCACTGTCGTCCACGGCGACCGTACCCACGGAGCCGACGGGGCCGACGGCCCCGGTGGCCCCCGCCGACCGGCGCCGCTGGTTCGCGCTCGCCATCGTGATGACCGCGGCCTTCATGGACCTGGTCGACGTCACGATCGTCAACATCGCCATTCCGAGCATCAAGCAGGACACCGGCGCCTCCTTCACCTCGATCCAGTGGATCACCGCCGGATACGCCCTGGCGTTCGCCGCCGGGCTGATCACGGGCGGCCGGCTCGGCGACATCTACGGCCGAAAGCGGCTCTTCCTCATCGGCATAGCCGGATTCACGCTCGCCTCCGCCCTGTGCGGCTTCGCCGTGAACCCGGAGATGCTGGTCGCCTCCCGCATCCTTCAGGGCGGCATGGCGGCGCTGATGGTGCCGCAGGTGCTGTCGATCGTGCACGCCACCTTCCCGGCACACGAGCGCGGCAAGGTCTTCGGCCTCTTCGGCGCGATCGTCGGGCTGGGCGCGGTCTCCGGGCCGCTGCTGGGCGCGCTGCTCACCGAGTGGAACCTCTTCGGTCTCGAATGGCGGCCGATCTTCCTGATCAACCTGCCCGTCGGCATCGCGGGGCTGATCCTGGGGCGGAAGTTCATCAGCGAGTCCAAGGCGCCGAGGGCGCTCCGCCTCGACCTGGTGGGCGTCGTCCTGGTCACGCTGGGCCTGCTGATGCTGCTCTACCCGCTCACGCGGGGGCGCGAGCTGGGCTGGCCGGTGTGGGGTCACGTGTCGATGGCCTGCAGCCTGTTGGTGTTCCTGGCGCTGATCGCGTACGAGCGGCAGAAGGCCCGTACGGACGGTTCACCGCTCATCGAGCTGTCGCTGTTCCGGGTCAAGAGCTTCGCCGCGGGTGTGGCCGTGCAGCTGACCTTCGGCATCGGCCTCGGCATCTTCTTCCTCGTCTGGACGCTCTACATGCAGATGGGTCTGGGCTGGAGCGAACTGCGGGCCGGTACGACGGGCATCCCCTTCTCCATCGCCGTCTCGGTGGCCGCCGGGATCTCCGTACAGAAGCTCGTGCCCCTCTTCGGCCGCAAGGTCCTCCAGGCGGGCGCGCTGCTGATGATCGCCGGGCTGCTGCTCTACATCTGGGAGGCCGATCGGTACGGCATGGGCATCACGTCCTGGCAGATGGCCCTGCCGCTGGTGGTCATGGGCGTGGGGATGGGGCTGATCGTGGCTCCGCTGACGGACGCGGTGCTCTCCGAGGTGCCCAAGGAACACGCGGGGTCGGCGTCCGGGCTGATCAACACCGTTCAGCAGATGGGTACGGCGCTGGGCCTGGGGCTGGTGTCGGTCGTCTTCTTCGGGGCGATCAGCGACAGCCTGGCCCCGGAGGCGATGGGTCCGGCGTTCGTGGACGCGTTCCAGCAGTCGCTGTGGTGGGTGGCCGGAGTGCTTGCGGTGATCTTCCTGGTGATGTTCGCGCTGCCGGCCAGGCCGCGGGTCCATGTGGAGGGTGCGGGAGACGACGTGGCGGACGGCTCGGGGGACGACGGGACGGGCGCGGACGGTGCCGGGAGCGGTGCTGATCACGGCACTGCGGACGGTGCCGGTTCCGGTGCCGGTGAGGCCACGAAGGAACCGGCACTGACGGGCTGA